A stretch of Oncorhynchus gorbuscha isolate QuinsamMale2020 ecotype Even-year linkage group LG24, OgorEven_v1.0, whole genome shotgun sequence DNA encodes these proteins:
- the LOC124013412 gene encoding TNFAIP3-interacting protein 2-like, producing MTSGIRNMTGIKNTMDVDLDNDTLKSKIRSCHTLTTFYHETRLEIDTLSKKIKKRDNLIADLKARLGKYENTCINVEGYDPVVIAPAESLLESLCKEICKLKLKLKDTEMNAVQQAELRQQEIQRLQQLLREMERELESVIRQSDHEKDQDIQRLRSALAERDRAQATRAVLCTSLAGEADQLRGQLGATVRVCQELLGRLEREKGGERVTEEVKMQQKAKEILDYTEAGRVDIRVSKLQEENQKLTQRVAYVEGLNSKWQKYDSSREQYVRYLCQKLNESSALAVSSSPAPGMGHRLGPRPTQEPGPGLDLFPELASAKAGLLQQEIARLNGLLEEKLGDCGRLGRELDESRRRYKDRIQMLEQQVLIYTDDFNSERADRERAQGRIQDLQEELSRLQEQLHTQAQSPTRDANSTCRVHKGHRISPRMSTDSTESLLRNSANPHVTKIKN from the exons ATGACCTCTGGAATAAGGAACATGACTGGAATAAAGAACACGATGGATGTCGATTTGGATAATGATACGCTGAAATCAAAAATACGGAGCTGCCATACATTGACTACTTTTTACCACGAAACTCGGCTGGAGATTGACACATTAAGTAAGAAAATCAAGAAAAGGGACAATTTAATCGCAGATTTGAAGGCTAGGTTAGGCAAATACGAAAACACCTGTATCAATGTGGAAGGGTATGACCCTGTTGTCATAGCACCGGCCGAATCTTTGCTGGAAAGTTTATGCAAAGAAATCTGCAAGCTGAAGCTCAAATTGAAAGACACAGAAATGAATGCGGTTCAGCAAGCAGAGTTGAGACAACAA GAGATACAGAGGTTGCAACAGCTGCTgagggagatggagcgagagCTGGAGAGTGTGATCCGTCAATCAGACCACGAGAAGGACCAGGATATCCAGAGGCTCCGCTCTGCCCTGGCCGAGAGGGACCGTGCCCAGGCCACCCGTGCCGTCCTGTGCACCTCGCTGGCTGGAGAGGCCGACCAGCTCCGGGGCCAACTGGGAGCCACAGTCAGGGTGTGTCAGGAGTTACTGGgccgactagagagagagaagggaggagagagagtgacggaggaggTGAAAATGCAGCAGAAGGCAAAAGAG ATATTGGATTATACGGAAGCTGGTCGCGTTGACATTCGAGTCAGCAAACTCCAAGAAGAGAACCAAAAGCTAACTCAAAGAGTGGCATAT GTGGAAGGTCTAAACTCCAAATGGCAAAAGTATGACTCGAGCAGGGAACAGTATGTGAGGTACCTGTGTCAGAAGCTGAATGAATCTAGTGCCCTGGCTGTTTCCTCCAGCCCTGCTCCAGGTATGGGGCATAGGTTAGGGCCCAGACCTACACAAGAGCCTGGGCCTGGCCTGGACTTGTTCCCAGAGTTGGCCTCAGCCAAAGCTGGTTTGCTCCAGCAGGAGATAGCCAGGCTCAACGGCCTACTGGAGGAGAAGTTGGGGGACTGtgggaggttggggagagagcTGGATGAGAGCAGGAGACGATACAAGGACCGTATCCAGATGCTAGAGCAACAG GTTCTCATCTACACAGATGACTTTAACTCGGAGCgggcagacagggagagagcgcaGGGCAGGATCCAGGACCTGCAAGAGGAATTATCTCGACTACAGGAGCAgctacacacacaggcacag AGCCCTACTAGAGATGCCAACTCCACGTGCCGAGTCCATAAAGGACACCGGATCTCCCCACGCATGAGCACGGACTCGACCGAATCACTGCTGAGGAACAGCGCCAATCCACATGTGACAAAAATCAAAAACTAA